One Pecten maximus chromosome 7, xPecMax1.1, whole genome shotgun sequence genomic window carries:
- the LOC117331088 gene encoding coagulation factor V-like, with amino-acid sequence MAVTYTLPRHPQISSSLQPSPDLIICQAIPRSHRLSSHPQISSSLQRSPDLTVSQAIPRSHRLSSHPQISSSLKPSPDLIVSQAIPRSHHLSSHPQISSSLQPSPDIIVSQVIPRYHRLSSHPQISSSLQPSPDIIVSQAIPRSHRLSSHPQISSSLKPSPDLIVSQAIPRSHRLSSHPQISSSLKPSPDLIISQAIPRSHHLSSHPQISSSLQPSPDLIVSQAIPRSHRLSSHPQISSSLQPSPNPITSKSHHLSSHPQISSSLKPSPDLSISSVIPRSHHLKISPSLKPSPDLTISLLYTL; translated from the coding sequence ATGGCAGTTACTTACACCCTTCCAAGGCATCCCCAGATCTCATCGTCTCTCCAGCCATCCCCAGATCTCATCATCTGTCAAGCCATCCCCAGATCTCATCGTCTCTCAAGCCATCCCCAGATCTCATCGTCTCTCCAGCGATCCCCAGATCTCACCGTCTCTCAAGCCATCCCCAGATCTCATCGTCTCTCAAGCCATCCCCAGATCTCATCGTCTCTCAAGCCATCCCCAGATCTCATCGTCTCTCAAGCCATCCCCAGATCTCATCATCTGTCAAGCCATCCCCAGATCTCATCGTCTCTCCAGCCATCCCCAGATATCATCGTCTCTCAAGTCATCCCCAGATATCATCGTCTCTCCAGCCATCCCCAGATCTCATCGTCTCTCCAGCCATCCCCAGATATCATCGTCTCTCAAGCCATCCCCAGATCTCATCGTCTCTCCAGCCATCCCCAGATCTCATCGTCTCTCAAGCCATCCCCAGATCTCATCGTCTCTCAAGCCATCCCCAGATCTCATCGTCTCTCCAGCCATCCCCAGATCTCATCGTCTCTCAAGCCATCCCCAGATCTCATCATCTCTCAAGCCATCCCCAGATCTCATCATCTCTCAAGCCATCCCCAGATCTCATCGTCTCTCCAGCCATCCCCAGATCTCATCGTCTCTCAAGCCATCCCCAGATCTCATCGTCTCTCCAGCCATCCCCAGATCTCATCATCTCTTCAGCCATCCCCAAATCCCATCACCTCCAAATCCCATCATCTCTCCAGCCATCCCCAGATCTCATCGTCTCTCAAGCCATCCCCAGATCTCAGCATCTCTTCAGTCATCCCCAGATCCCATCACCTCAAAATCTCACCATCTCTCAAACCATCCCCAGATCTCACCATCTCTCTTCTCTACACCCTTTGA